A window of the Lolium perenne isolate Kyuss_39 chromosome 7, Kyuss_2.0, whole genome shotgun sequence genome harbors these coding sequences:
- the LOC127312873 gene encoding uncharacterized protein isoform X1 → MERAGGGSGAGAAGVPAAGEGAAAAAPAPAPPTTVAGAEVVKGAGLVKGRSCKGCLFYSSVLRSKGRGPVCFGVTRSIPQVPDRMVGEIELGAIQEGRHLSNFKYACAGYSIYLDDKDNPPGKGEKHAELPICVGVELLADRAPTKQAPAQAPAQLRKEGTQANALKPGHTQAHANKPGHTQARGNKPGQTGDDFLTKFQRNAGLVANGVVRNMNKVGTYVKDTVDDILYPYRKRPK, encoded by the exons ATGGAGcgcgccggcggcggcagcggagCCGGCGCGGCGGGGGTCCCGGCGGCAGGggagggcgcggcggcggcggcgccggcgccggcgccgccgacCACGGTGGCTGGAGCAGAGGTGGTGAAGGGGGCAGGGTTGGTGAAGGGGCGGTCGTGCAAGGGCTGCCTCTTCTACTCGTCGGTGCTCCGGTCCAAAGGGCGCGGCCCCGTCTGCTTCGGCGTCACCCGCTCCATCCCCCAAG TTCCTGATCGCATGGTTGGAGAAATTGAGCTGGGAGCTATCCAAGAAGGTCGCCACCTTTCCAACTTCAAATATGCATGCGCTGGGTATTCCATATACCTAGATGACAAGGATAACCCTCCTGGAAAAGGAGAGAAGCATGCAGAGCTGCCTATTTGCGTTGGTGTTGAG CTATTGGCTGACAGAGCTCCAACTAAACAAGCACCAGCCCAAGCTCCTGCTCAACTTAGAAAAGAAG GTACTCAAGCAAATGCATTGAAACCTGGGCATACTCAAGCACATGCAAACAAACCTGGGCATACTCAAGCACGTGGAAACAAACCTGGGCAGACAGGAGATGATTTCCTAACCAA ATTCCAGAGGAATGCTGGACTCGTGGCCAATGGTGTGGTTAGGAACATGAATAAAGTTGGTACGTATGTCAAAGACACGGTGGATGATATCCTGTACCCATACCGCAAGCGTCCCAAGTAA
- the LOC127312873 gene encoding uncharacterized protein isoform X2 has product MERAGGGSGAGAAGVPAAGEGAAAAAPAPAPPTTVAGAEVVKGAGLVKGRSCKGCLFYSSVLRSKGRGPVCFGVTRSIPQVPDRMVGEIELGAIQEGRHLSNFKYACAGYSIYLDDKDNPPGKGEKHAELPICVGVELLADRAPTKQAPAQAPAQLRKEANALKPGHTQAHANKPGHTQARGNKPGQTGDDFLTKFQRNAGLVANGVVRNMNKVGTYVKDTVDDILYPYRKRPK; this is encoded by the exons ATGGAGcgcgccggcggcggcagcggagCCGGCGCGGCGGGGGTCCCGGCGGCAGGggagggcgcggcggcggcggcgccggcgccggcgccgccgacCACGGTGGCTGGAGCAGAGGTGGTGAAGGGGGCAGGGTTGGTGAAGGGGCGGTCGTGCAAGGGCTGCCTCTTCTACTCGTCGGTGCTCCGGTCCAAAGGGCGCGGCCCCGTCTGCTTCGGCGTCACCCGCTCCATCCCCCAAG TTCCTGATCGCATGGTTGGAGAAATTGAGCTGGGAGCTATCCAAGAAGGTCGCCACCTTTCCAACTTCAAATATGCATGCGCTGGGTATTCCATATACCTAGATGACAAGGATAACCCTCCTGGAAAAGGAGAGAAGCATGCAGAGCTGCCTATTTGCGTTGGTGTTGAG CTATTGGCTGACAGAGCTCCAACTAAACAAGCACCAGCCCAAGCTCCTGCTCAACTTAGAAAAGAAG CAAATGCATTGAAACCTGGGCATACTCAAGCACATGCAAACAAACCTGGGCATACTCAAGCACGTGGAAACAAACCTGGGCAGACAGGAGATGATTTCCTAACCAA ATTCCAGAGGAATGCTGGACTCGTGGCCAATGGTGTGGTTAGGAACATGAATAAAGTTGGTACGTATGTCAAAGACACGGTGGATGATATCCTGTACCCATACCGCAAGCGTCCCAAGTAA